From the genome of Phytohabitans rumicis, one region includes:
- a CDS encoding SGNH/GDSL hydrolase family protein produces MWIVTAAAAVAAALGAASFQATAAATGAPPEPPRGAYVALGDSYTAGPGVPVQRPDTGICARSGANYPALVAQAVQPTEFRDVSCSGAVTGNVTGPMFGVPPQVDALSADTTLVTLGIGGNDAGFAPSVATCVVLSLLDQDGAPCAAHFTGDGVDRLAQAVDDVGPKVGAVLTEVRRRAPRATVLLVGYPSLLPESKADCAVFQPIAAGDVPYLRSLNQRLNQVLADQAAAAGAVFVDTFTSSEGHDGCQAPGVRFVEGVLGAEGAAPVHPNAAGMRDMADQVLAALDAPAR; encoded by the coding sequence TTGTGGATTGTCACAGCGGCGGCCGCCGTCGCGGCTGCGCTGGGCGCCGCTTCGTTCCAGGCCACCGCCGCGGCGACCGGCGCACCGCCTGAGCCGCCCCGCGGCGCGTACGTCGCGCTGGGCGACTCGTACACCGCCGGGCCGGGAGTGCCGGTCCAGCGCCCGGACACCGGCATCTGCGCCCGCTCCGGCGCCAACTACCCGGCGCTGGTGGCGCAGGCCGTCCAACCCACCGAATTCCGCGACGTGAGCTGCAGCGGGGCCGTCACCGGCAACGTCACCGGCCCGATGTTCGGCGTCCCGCCACAGGTGGACGCGCTCAGCGCGGACACCACGCTGGTGACGCTCGGCATCGGCGGCAACGACGCCGGCTTCGCCCCCAGCGTCGCCACCTGCGTGGTGCTCAGCCTGCTCGACCAGGACGGCGCGCCGTGTGCTGCGCACTTCACCGGGGACGGGGTCGACCGCCTGGCCCAGGCCGTCGACGACGTCGGGCCGAAGGTCGGCGCGGTGCTGACCGAGGTACGCCGGCGCGCCCCGCGCGCCACCGTGCTGCTGGTCGGCTACCCGTCGCTGCTGCCGGAGTCGAAGGCCGACTGCGCGGTCTTCCAGCCGATCGCCGCGGGCGACGTGCCCTACCTGCGCTCGCTCAACCAGCGGCTCAACCAGGTGCTGGCCGACCAGGCAGCGGCCGCGGGGGCGGTGTTCGTCGACACGTTCACCTCCAGCGAGGGCCACGACGGCTGCCAGGCCCCGGGCGTCCGGTTCGTCGAGGGCGTGCTGGGCGCCGAGGGCGCCGCACCGGTGCACCCGAACGCGGCCGGCATGCGGGACATGGCCGACCAGGTGCTCGCCGCCCTCGACGCACCGGCCCGCTGA
- a CDS encoding helix-turn-helix domain-containing protein: MPDDQVSRQVTRLLRAHLDELVERISQEIQAAVPQYARPRDETYARTVQRGVEHAVLHFADLLDRRTDADQGWREAYRTIGAGEVREGRSLDALHAAIRTGARAGWQWLAATAERDGLAPDAIVPVAEAIFAYLDDLVDASASGYAHAQAAEVGELDRRRQRLVDLLVAEPPHSAAALTAAALAARWPLPRRLAVVAVDAPAGMTTSPVLSPEMLSGLHRVDRCLVVPEPKAAAQVRALVNTLARYHAAVGPPVAVADAAKSLRWARRALRLARRGVIRADGVVWCAEHLATLAVFQDEDLLTALAERRLAPLATLRDGQRTPLTETLLAWLQNNMNANAVAIQLHVHPQTVRHRLRVLRRLFGDQIRDPDLRFELEIALRAGHRW; encoded by the coding sequence ATGCCGGACGACCAGGTCTCCCGCCAGGTCACGCGGCTGCTCCGCGCGCACCTGGACGAGCTGGTCGAACGGATCAGCCAGGAGATCCAGGCCGCAGTGCCGCAGTACGCGCGCCCGCGCGACGAGACGTACGCCCGGACCGTGCAGCGCGGGGTCGAGCACGCCGTGCTGCACTTCGCCGACCTGCTCGACCGGCGCACCGACGCGGACCAGGGCTGGCGCGAGGCGTACCGGACGATCGGCGCGGGCGAGGTGCGCGAGGGCCGCAGCCTCGACGCCCTGCACGCGGCGATCCGGACCGGGGCGCGCGCCGGCTGGCAGTGGCTCGCCGCCACCGCGGAGCGGGACGGGCTGGCGCCCGACGCGATCGTCCCGGTGGCCGAGGCCATCTTCGCGTACCTCGACGACCTGGTCGACGCCTCCGCCAGCGGGTACGCCCACGCGCAGGCCGCCGAGGTCGGCGAGCTCGACCGCCGGCGCCAGCGGCTGGTCGACCTCCTCGTCGCCGAGCCGCCGCACTCGGCCGCGGCCCTCACCGCCGCCGCCCTGGCCGCGCGCTGGCCACTGCCCCGCCGCCTGGCGGTGGTCGCCGTCGACGCGCCGGCCGGGATGACCACATCGCCCGTGCTCTCCCCGGAGATGCTCAGCGGCCTGCACCGCGTGGACCGCTGCCTCGTCGTTCCCGAGCCGAAGGCCGCGGCCCAGGTCCGGGCCCTGGTCAACACCCTGGCCCGGTACCACGCCGCGGTCGGGCCGCCGGTGGCGGTGGCCGACGCGGCGAAGTCGCTGCGCTGGGCACGCCGGGCCCTGCGCCTCGCGCGCCGCGGCGTGATCCGGGCCGACGGGGTGGTCTGGTGCGCCGAGCACCTCGCCACGCTGGCCGTCTTCCAGGACGAGGACCTGCTGACGGCCCTCGCCGAGCGGCGCCTGGCACCGCTCGCCACGCTCCGGGACGGCCAGCGCACGCCGCTCACCGAGACCCTGCTCGCCTGGCTCCAGAACAACATGAACGCCAACGCGGTCGCCATCCAGCTACACGTGCACCCGCAGACCGTACGCCATCGCCTGCGCGTGCTCCGGCGCCTGTTCGGCGACCAGATCCGCGATCCCGACCTGCGTTTCGAACTGGAGATCGCGCTGCGCGCCGGGCACCGCTGGTGA
- a CDS encoding PucR family transcriptional regulator has translation MPNRTTVTWLTGKIPPALVDLLRADVLDSVAEMVQEIQAHVPEYAPPDDDKFARGLRRGVEMALRRYVELLDQHVGHTGPAAVRDGDGIDWRVVYHAAGANEMREGRSLDALHAAIRLCARVANRRLRTFAERHAMPPNAVAWLAEAIFDNVDDVARAATDGYAQAQEAEAGELDRRRRRLLDLFIADPPPSASALANAAAAAGWRLPRRLAAVAVAGPIAQPPVMSPEILAAFDHTRPCLIVPDPKGLAQVRALENGLSSYHAAVGPAVSPVDAGKSLRWARLALDLSAKGLIPHQPIIWCGDHLAALAVFQDQALLATLTERRLAPLAHLREDKRELLADTLLAWLKFNMNANEVAAHLHVHPQTVRHRLRQLAQLFGNQIRDPDLRFELEIALRAERARNIRRARTAAS, from the coding sequence ATGCCCAATAGAACGACGGTCACCTGGCTCACTGGCAAGATCCCACCGGCGTTGGTGGACCTGCTCCGGGCCGACGTGCTCGACTCGGTGGCCGAGATGGTTCAAGAGATCCAGGCGCACGTGCCGGAGTACGCCCCACCGGACGACGACAAGTTCGCCCGTGGGCTGCGGCGCGGCGTCGAGATGGCCTTACGCCGCTACGTCGAGCTGCTCGACCAGCACGTCGGGCACACCGGGCCGGCCGCCGTGCGGGACGGTGACGGCATCGACTGGCGTGTGGTGTACCACGCGGCCGGCGCCAACGAGATGCGCGAGGGGCGCAGCCTGGACGCCTTGCACGCCGCCATCCGCCTCTGCGCCCGGGTGGCGAACCGGCGGCTGCGCACGTTCGCCGAGCGCCACGCGATGCCGCCGAACGCGGTCGCGTGGCTCGCCGAGGCGATCTTCGACAATGTCGACGACGTGGCGCGGGCGGCGACCGACGGCTACGCCCAGGCCCAGGAGGCCGAGGCCGGCGAGCTGGACCGGCGCCGGCGCCGGCTGCTCGACCTGTTCATCGCGGACCCGCCGCCCTCGGCGAGCGCGCTGGCCAACGCGGCAGCCGCGGCCGGCTGGCGATTACCGCGCCGGCTCGCCGCCGTCGCGGTAGCCGGGCCGATCGCCCAGCCACCGGTCATGTCGCCGGAGATCCTGGCCGCGTTCGACCACACCCGGCCGTGCCTGATCGTGCCCGACCCCAAGGGACTGGCCCAGGTCCGAGCCCTGGAAAATGGCCTGTCCAGCTACCACGCCGCGGTCGGGCCGGCGGTGTCCCCTGTGGACGCCGGCAAGTCGCTACGCTGGGCCCGGCTCGCGCTGGACCTGTCCGCCAAGGGGCTCATCCCGCACCAGCCCATCATCTGGTGCGGCGATCACCTGGCCGCACTCGCCGTCTTCCAGGACCAGGCGCTGCTCGCCACGCTCACCGAGCGGCGGCTCGCGCCACTGGCCCACCTGCGCGAGGACAAGCGCGAACTGCTCGCCGACACCCTGCTGGCCTGGCTCAAATTCAACATGAACGCCAACGAGGTGGCCGCTCATTTGCACGTGCACCCGCAGACCGTGCGGCACCGCCTGCGCCAGCTCGCCCAGCTCTTCGGCAACCAGATCCGCGACCCGGACCTGCGCTTCGAGCTGGAGATCGCGCTACGCGCCGAACGCGCCCGGAACATCCGCCGCGCCCGCACCGCCGCCAGCTAG
- a CDS encoding substrate-binding domain-containing protein — translation MEFFLRYRPAHRAAIAVRSSFVVVVGASLGAVLLGSLGAGYASGVIGSDGCANPLIVDVAAAPAIAPLVTRAAADVPADTADGCFRITVKALESASVADRLSARRPAGLPHAWLPESSWWLRQAGGGEVEVPDTGTSVASSPVVLAVTEAVATDLGAPETPLTWAALLRRAGPARALGLRDPAVDPVGLFSLLEIRRLAGETDDPGAANAQILRRLSRTAAPAGADLLSRVGGDAPEALEGLFGSEQAILAYNALGGNAPLIPVYPDPATPALDYPFVVLPGASDAQRTIAERLLAAVRDGGAGALSQVGLRTPDGAPVREGGPAIQPAPLPPPATVDETLRDWAGVNLSARMHSVVDVSGSMAIGAGEGRPGSPRRCPRPGRCSACSATPPRSRCGSSPPIWRAGATFARCCRWCRCSSSAATCSPRSTRCGPCSAPRPGSTTPRSRRTARPEGCGNRGASTSS, via the coding sequence ATGGAGTTCTTCCTCCGGTACCGCCCGGCGCATCGCGCCGCCATCGCGGTCCGTTCGTCGTTCGTGGTGGTGGTCGGCGCGTCGCTCGGGGCCGTCCTGCTCGGCTCGCTGGGCGCCGGGTACGCCAGCGGCGTCATCGGCTCGGACGGCTGCGCCAACCCGCTGATCGTCGACGTGGCGGCCGCGCCGGCGATCGCCCCGCTGGTCACCCGGGCGGCCGCCGACGTGCCGGCGGACACCGCCGACGGCTGCTTCCGGATCACCGTGAAGGCGCTGGAATCGGCGTCCGTCGCGGACCGGCTGTCGGCCCGCCGGCCGGCCGGGCTGCCGCACGCGTGGCTGCCCGAGTCCAGCTGGTGGCTGCGGCAGGCGGGCGGCGGGGAGGTCGAGGTCCCGGACACGGGTACGTCGGTGGCCAGCTCGCCGGTCGTCCTGGCCGTGACCGAAGCGGTCGCCACCGACCTCGGCGCGCCGGAGACGCCACTGACCTGGGCGGCGCTGCTGCGCCGGGCCGGGCCGGCGCGCGCCCTCGGCCTGCGAGACCCGGCCGTGGACCCGGTCGGGCTGTTCAGCCTGCTGGAGATCCGGCGGCTCGCCGGCGAGACCGACGACCCCGGGGCCGCGAACGCCCAGATCCTGCGGCGGCTGTCCCGCACCGCCGCGCCGGCCGGTGCGGACCTGCTGTCCCGGGTCGGCGGGGACGCACCCGAGGCGCTGGAGGGCCTGTTCGGCAGCGAGCAGGCGATCCTCGCGTACAACGCCCTCGGCGGCAACGCGCCGCTCATCCCGGTGTACCCGGACCCGGCCACGCCGGCGCTCGACTATCCGTTCGTGGTGCTGCCCGGCGCCAGCGACGCCCAGCGCACCATCGCCGAGCGGCTGCTGGCCGCGGTGCGCGACGGCGGGGCGGGCGCGCTGTCCCAGGTCGGCCTGCGGACCCCGGACGGCGCGCCGGTACGGGAGGGCGGGCCGGCGATCCAGCCGGCCCCGCTGCCCCCACCGGCCACTGTGGACGAAACGCTGCGGGACTGGGCCGGCGTCAACCTGAGCGCCCGCATGCACAGCGTCGTGGACGTGTCCGGCTCCATGGCGATCGGGGCCGGGGAGGGGAGACCCGGCTCGCCGCGGCGGTGTCCGCGGCCGGGCAGATGCTCGGCATGCTCCGCGACACCACCGAGGTCGCGGTGTGGGAGTTCGCCGCCGATCTGGAGGGCGGGCGCGACTTTCGCGAGGTGCTGCCGCTGGTGCCGCTGTTCGAGCAGCGCGGCGACGTGTTCGCCGCGCTCAACGCGTTGCGGACCGTGCTCGGCGCCCAGACCGGGCTCTACGACACCACGCTCGCGGCGTACCGCCAGGCCCGAGGGCTGTGGAAACCGGGGCGCCTCAACCTCGTCCTGA
- a CDS encoding MbtH family protein, which yields MANPFDDPDGRYLALVNDEGQYSLWPAFADVPDGWAVAHAEDSRDACLAHIEQHWTDMRPRGLVAAMEEHAREG from the coding sequence GTGGCCAATCCCTTCGACGACCCGGACGGCAGGTATCTCGCGCTCGTCAACGACGAGGGCCAGTACTCGCTGTGGCCGGCGTTCGCCGACGTGCCGGACGGGTGGGCCGTCGCGCACGCCGAAGACAGCCGGGACGCCTGCCTGGCGCACATCGAGCAGCACTGGACGGACATGCGGCCGCGCGGCCTCGTCGCCGCGATGGAGGAGCACGCGCGCGAAGGGTAG